A segment of the Daphnia pulex isolate KAP4 chromosome 10, ASM2113471v1 genome:
atccCGTTAAATATATTTAACAATTACAAATTGCATGTAATACACAAGTATTATAGGTTTACCCGCCTACCTAATCGCGCAAAGCGAATAGCTCATAACAACACAGTTACTATAATTagttgacaaaaatattacggATGTAatatcccatattgtctagtggttaggatacccgGCTCTCACCcgggaggcccgggttcaattcccggtatgggaaacctttttgcattattttaaatatgttttgaTGTTACCAAGTTAATGGAATGTTATCCCGATTTCCTTCCGTGATAGACACTACTAAACTTATATAAATCTTTTCCCATGCAAGATGTATGGATTTCCGCCATACGTTCAGAATTTCCCAAGCTGCAATTTGTAAACAGGAAAAACGATCAAATTTATGTTTAATGTCCgtgtaatgaaaaaaaaatacgacatATTGGTCTCTCACGGACTCTCCGACCCGCTCCTGCCGCTCACGCATTTGTCTTAGGCTGTTCTACACATATTTCATATCCCACAATTCGTCAGTTTGTCTGCTTtttataacaattttttaaggaaTTAAATTGTCCTATATTTTTTACTAACTTCTCGACATGTCCTTTCATGGCTAATTTGGCTATAATTCTTTCTTAGCATGTATGTGTCGTgcgtgtcgtgtgtgtgtcgtctgtCGTGACTCGTGAGTCACCTAGAGAGTAGAGAGCACAGAGATCACTTCAGAGTTCAGAAGTTCAGAGAGTTTAGAACAGCGTAACTGCTTAAGCCGTCGTCCGTAAGACTTATATAGATTTCAGATTCTGATTCAGGTTGCACTTAGTCATTAACTATTTTTATGAATTTGCTTAACGTGAAAAAAATACCGCAAAAAAAACCAGCCTAAGTTCCGGCATCAAGAACAGGCTTCCCGTGTTTCCCCTTCttccaattcaatttcgtctgctcttatttacaattattttttcaccGTCAGTcatttacttaaaaaattgtctttttctgCAATAAATACAATGTTCAAGCTTCCGGTATTTATACATAAACatctttttaataaataatgattatAATGGTTgacttttttcagattctCGGTCGACTAATAAGGACAGTAGGGGTTGCACATACTGAGTTAGTAAATGTCATGTTCTCAAGAGGTTTACGAAGCAACTTTCCGGCCGAACCAGAGTATCTTGATGTAAGTTTTATCTGAACAAGATCTATATTTCAGAGAtataatttcttcttttaaagatTCAAGGTCCACAAGTACCCCTGTATGAGCCTCTAAATGTCCAAATAAAATCGTATGACTATACAGttttggaaacattttcaagCTACATACATAAAACGGcagaaaatttggaaattgaaGTCGAAGATTGGtatttagtaaaaaaattgtaataactTCTGTTGGGTTAATAACAAATCATTTGTGTGACAGCTGGGCAACTCCTTGTCAAAAGTATAAAATCCAAACCTTTAAACCATTCAGTACTCAGGTTGACAACCAATACAATTTGAACTTGTATGAGAGAAATGTTCAAgtaagggaaaaaattaaattgttaattCACATTCTTATTATAATCATAATTTTATTCTCAATAGGTTGTTGACTTACCTACAACGAAAGCACCTCTATTTTTCCACGTAATTCAAGCTGCGTTACCCGAAGGAGTAAGAATGAACGTCAAGTTGCATGACGACACTGACGAACTGCTTCGTTACGTCCCAGATTTGGAATTAACACAACTCAAGAGTGAACTCGATGCTTTGGGCGGGCCATCAAAAAGCAAGCGATAATGtcttttagtttatttttgatgTAGGAATTAAAGGAATACAttgtaaaaaataacttaaatgTGGAATAGGAGCATTAAGTTaattagaagaaaacttttgataAAATCATATTACCAAGATGGGTTAACAAGCAGTCGACCACGAAGCGAATTTAattctcattaaaaaaaacccactGTTCTGTTCTCCATAATTAATGGTAGAGTGACAGTTTAAAATGTCAATGCAAGAAAAACTCCAAAAAGATGTCGTTTCCTCGATAAGTGGTAAATATTCGATTTTAAAATGCTTTCTTTAAACATCGATCTAAACATTCCCAAAGAACGAACAGGTAAAATGTGTAATTCTTTTAGAACATTTCCGCATTTTTAAGCTTGTtatcttaaaagaaaaagacaattgCAACTTATATCAGTAGGCTATGCGGCTACCTTAAGTTATGTAGGGTGAGAGTAATAAAGAGTTGCCATATTTTaagtaatttgaaaataagatCGAAAAAGGTAACAagcaaaattttaacaaatcaCGCACCTATGTTTGTTCATTGTTAATTGTTTAAGCGCCAAATGCTTAGGTCAGAGACAAGTTTCATACATCGTCTTATTAAAGAGGCGTGATTGTTCGACCCAAGTAGGTCAATCTTTTGTTACTCTGTTATATCTTTCAAAATGAACtccggatttttaaaaaggtgagTCTGAtagtctgtaaaaaaatggtaaagTTATACATTGACATTCCAATTTTGTCATCTCTTACAGCCCAAAGTCTTCGAAAAAGAACATGAATAACTCGAGATTGAAACTTGACTCGCCCAAGTCAGTGATGAAACCAAAACTTCAAGAGGGCGGCAAAACgagtggaaaacaaaaaacgaacaacACTAACAGCTTTCATCTCACAGTCTCCGAGAAGAGCCATGCACTGAAAATCAAGATTGGCGGCGCCAGTGAACGAGTCGACAGTGATTCCATAATCAAGCGACCTTTAGTGGACCGCCAACGTTTGTCTAGCATTCAGTCGCACAGGTATAAACCGTACGAAAGATTGAGGCGAGACTACCATTCAATTTCTCATCCAACTACTCCGACTTCGGGCGTGTCGGAAGGAAATTcgttttgtaataaaaatttgaatcgtgGTTCTCCACCAAGATCGCGGGGCGTCATTCCAACCCCTATTAGTAAAGGTGGTTCGCTTAGTCCCGCAGCCATTCTTATGCCACCGCCTTCAAGACCTTCTTCGCCGATTCTCTCAGCAGCAGGAAGGAGGACTTTTACTCAGAGACCAAAATCTACATCAACTCCCCTTCAATCCTCTTCATTCactaatcaaaagaaaatttacccTTTGGCAGGCAAAGAAGTGCTAAATGCTACCCTTCAGATGGTGGGTTCGGTCGGAGTTTCAATTGAAACACAAATTGGCCGGCCAAATCCTACCGCAATCAACAGGGGAAGCAGCAGAGACAGTCTTGTTGCTGGAACCCAAAAATTGTCTCAGCAACAAGACCTTAATCTCAGCACAGCAAGCTGTCTTTCCATTATTAGAGCCAGGCAAAGtgtttcgaaaaagagagCAAAGGATCAAATATATCATCATTTAAATGAAGTCGTTGATGTACAGGTAAAAGAAATTCCATACTGAGTTACTAAAGTAAACAATAATGattatttgaatgatttagGAAATCCTTTATTCTTTAAGCACTGAAAGCCAAGCACGTAAAGATTTTCTTGATGGTGTAAGAGGCGCTCCTCGCCTTGCTACGGCAGACGTCAATGCAATTGAAACCATTCATCGTTTAACTTCTTTCAAACGTCCGAAGTCAGTGAGTGAGTTCCTTTTGAATCAGGTATGATGCCGGTAATCTTTGAACCTCCATAATTTCATGTACTTGTTATAATTTACATTTGGTCGTCTTCACCGTGTAGGAAGCCTCTCAACAACAGGCGTCCAagcattttaaattgttaatggAAGGCCGCGATGAAATCCCCGATGGCGCCAACGTCTCTTACTTGGAATCCAAATTGATCATCCAGCGGGTTCAAAGTAGTGGCTACTTTCAAATGAAGCGAACTATTAATGCTAACGTGAAACTGGaaactgaaaaatgaaataagtttttttttctttttacattttgaaacattttactcaatatttgaattgtttcgtttttaagtttgtttttcaatttttgttccATTCATTAACCAagaattactttttaaaacagCGTATGTATACGTGTGTAATGTGTTAGTGTCACATCCGTTGCGTGTGAAAATAATCTATGCATTACTACTAGCTTGTGTGAGGTAATAGTTAATAGAGAAAATACATTGACCAAATCTGAATCTCTTATTTTCAATGGCTTTCAactttcaagtctttaaaaaagaaatatttttttagatagcctacaattcaaatttcttctcttttttctttgtcatcTAAACATCTAactgtgatttttttaatgcgaAACGGAagtaattagaatattttcttattcctaagaaaattattttaaattaattaaagcatataaataaattgaatcaaaGCAGATCAAAGCTGATCAAAGCATCAAAGCAAAAACCGCATTTTTAGGCGGCGTCGAGAATCGAGATTCATAAAATCGCAACGCTGCTCTGCTTCCCACTTATTACCTTTCTGCTTTTCCCAGACTCCCAGTGCCAGTGGCCAGTTTTCagaatttcagttttcacAACGTCAGAGCCTCAGAGCCTCAGCGTCCATTGTCCGTGTCACCTGAAATCAAAATCAGACTTCTTAGTTCTTACTTCATAGTTACAGACTTCCCAGCTACAAGTTACAACTTAGCACTGTTTGTACAAAAGTTCATAGATGTAAATTTTTGGTTCTCGAATGAAAATAACTCGTAATTCCTTAAATAACAGGTGTCCTTACACGTGGAATTAAAACAATGGTTGAAACAAAAGAGTTAGAAATCATCCTGTTAGAAACATGTCAGGATTCTAAAATTCCATAGTTACAAGAAATAACATGTAGGCTAAATTATTGGATTGTTTCTAATGTGTTGGATTTCAAAAATCTGCTGAAAACAGAGTGCtataaagaattatttttctgttggcCAATGTTCCCCAGCATTGGTGCCATTTCAAATAGGAAAACCTACATCAAGAAGTCTACAGTAACTGTTAAAGCTGCCTCCACCTCCAATGGAAAGCAAGAACTTCCTTAAGTGATCAATTTCAAGCATCATTCAAAGTAAACTACAGTTATCTCAACCAAAACTGCTTGAGCTAGTcatataattttgtttttaaaaattgcagaGTTTGCAAGTTCCAGTTTATATGTGAATACAACACTAGTTGCAGTTCCATATCAGGAGACGAGTTGAATTCTGCACTGAAAACTGAGGGATCATCTAACCAATCGAAAAGAACAATCTGTGCCATTAAGAGCCTCCATCTAGATGTTTCAGAGCCGAACTGGATGCGTAAGATCTTATTAAACACCGGGCCGGAATAGCAACTGACAATATGGTGGTGACGTCCGCCGAAAGAGGTTGAATAATTAATAACTCTCGTCCAGTGATCCACCGGCTACTCACATCTAGCGATAACGAAATTCCTGCTTCAATCAAGTACATTTttagtttcattattttgaaatttcttagCTTATCTATCCTGTGGTGATTATCGGTGTTCACATGAGGACATAACACTAATAAACTACCTAATTTAGGTAGTTTCTAATTTTGATTGTAAtaattaccaaaaaaaactaacTATGAACCATCTCTTTCGTGCCGATATTTGTTTAATTACcgcgaaattttgaaagaaaattacaaatttcatttcatttttacctttCTGAGATGTGAACGGCAAAGTCGTGGGCCTAAATTGTTTGTAGACCCGTAGACTGAGCACGTAAGTTAGTTCCTCTTGCCACCGGTCTAGAAAGTAGTTGTCTTGAACGAAGTGCAGCAGCATGGTTCGATTCGATAgatgttttactgttttcagtGTTTTGGTCATGCCGGAGGTTTGCGAGACGCAGGCGAATACTAAAGCATCGAACTACAACCACTTCGCTATCTTTCTTATGGCTTCTCCCATGCCGttacattattttaaatgttccaCCCCTCACCCAACATAAACAATGTGTTTTGCGTGGTTGTAGGGTTTTGTGTTTTATACATTTATGCATCGGCCAAATTCTATAGTTCCTTCTTCCCTCAGTAGCAACTTGCAAGCATGGCGTGTTTACTCGTATATATAGTGTTAAGATAAGAAGAATTTCATTGCTTTTTCTCATCCTGATAAGTCACTCTCCTTTCCAATGAGGTCTCTACCTAGAATTCTTATAACTATGCACACAATTTTAATGGCTGGGATGTTGCTTTTTTATCATGATTTTATGATAAAAAAGTTGCGAGAAAATGCAATACTTCAAAAATCATCGTACCGTCTGTGTCATGTGTGATCGACAGCGACGTATGATAGATTATTCCGAAAGGGATTGTCTTATTGTCTAATCTCCAGATAACACGTAATGATTCGTTACGTACAATTTCGAATAAATGAACTCTTTCTGATTTCAGGTCAGTTTTGAGACGATCCTGCTCGCTGTAGGTCCTATCAGAATTTGGATACAATCATGGCTATTTCTTTGCCCGTTGATTTGCCCGGAAACTTGAAAAGGATACAACCATACCTGGAGATTGCCGATGATTACGAATCCAATGATCCGTGTATCAGTTACTGGTGTAATTTATCTTGAAAATCTGTTTCCACATTTAAGtagataaacatttttatcattCAAAGGCCGATTATATGCTCTTAAGCAAGGATTTCTCCTGGAAAGAGTAGAAGAGGATCTTTCGTTTTTGCTTGTTTTAATCGATCTTttggaaaagaacaaacaggATTTGCAGTCTAAAATAGAGGTATGtcttgaaaaaagatttagtGTTAATAGTTTGTTCATTCAAGGTAATGTTTCATACAGACCACTGATATTCCTGTTGCTCGAGCTCACCTTGAAGATGCGATCCAGAAGCTGTTAAGCTGGGCAGAACATGTGCCGCCTTTGAGATCATTAACTAAGTATGAAATACTAACGTGGTATACACTAGACTGTATATAATACCTGTTCGTTTTTCAAATCAGAGCTAATTATTTTGTCAACTATTGTTATTGCAGTGTTGTTGCTGAGGTATTTCAGTCTGCTGGAATGCTGCAAGATGTGTGCTCCGTATTTGGAAATCCAAGTGAAGGCCAATTCGAGAGAAAGAAGTAAACTATAATTATTACCATAATTCATTGTCATTGTCCTATAGCTTACGACGATACAGGTATACCAACTTACATGAAGAAAATTGGCATAGTGAACTCCTTTCGGCATCgactacaaaaaaatcaaacatttaccACCAATATAGCAAGAAATTATCGGAAAACTTAGTTGATGGAATTTCCGAAGAACTTCAGAATGATGAGGTAAAATTGTGTTTTCATAGTTTAAAGGGTTCAATAACTTTCCAtctaacattttatttgaatactGGATCACCACCAACTACTGCAATGAATGACGTCGAAAATCAGGCAAAGTCACCCAAAGTTGCGAAACATTACGGTAAAGTTTTCGATCAAATATCAACGGAATCATTTTCTCATTGAATTTGGTTGATATTGACTAATGGAGTTTGGTTAATTAGAACGGAAAAAGATTTACGGACGCCTTTTCATTTTACAACTGCTGAATCATCCAGTATCACAGAAAAAGCCGGAAGGCCTGCCCAGTCTGGAAATTGTTCGAAATAAGGTgtgcaatcaaaattaaagtgACATTGTGACTCATACGATAGTGAGTAATGTAAAGCGGCAATCTTTAGATGGgacgaaatcaaataatcgCCGATAGACTATTGGGTGTTCATCAGCAGCAGTATCAACTAAGATCCAACTTTAATCCCAAGAAGATCTGCCTGATCTACAAGATAGTTCGCAAAGATCGTGAAGAGCAAAAGATGGAGTTAAACAACCCACTATCCCAGGAACCTTCTAGTCCCTTGGGTGGCCGTTCTCGTGGTGGTAGAATACTAAATTGATTTAGATATTTCGACCaaatttaatacattttttattttttaccctcAGGTTCCAGTGACTATCGCTGGAATTCCGATAAGAATAGCAGTAGTAGAGGCGGCAGCAAGGAACGTTGGATACCTAAGGTATTGCACTTTTATTCTGTCCCTTTTCTACACCAAcggattgattttgatttcatgtTCATGTTCGTTTGTTGTAGGCGTCTAGAGATGCTGATCAAATAGGAGGTAAAGGCGTCACTTCTTGGCGTCGAGTAGCCTCAAGTGATACGACTCAATCGTTGATCGGTGGCGTTGGTGgttgtaaacaaaaacagaactCCGGTACGTTCATTGATTTCCACATTCTTCTGTTTTGTAGCggaaattatgaaaaattttatatcATGTTCAAAAGTGATGGTTTACCAAGCTCAGCAGGCTTGAAGCTCTTACAGTTTCAATCGattattagtttaaatttttagccaattaaagaaaaaaattctttttctccaatttaaaaaataggttTCTTTGGTTTACGTAGTCAACCGCCTTCTTGTGAAAACTCCGTTACTCGTCCCGTCTTTCGCGAAACTGCTCCACCACCATCGTTATCACGCGAAGGTAATAGCAGTATTGAACTATTGATGAAGGCAATTCTCAAAGGCTTTTAAGTCTTAACtgatttactttactttattgtAATTAGATGTACTTGTTGGTAAATCTACCGTGACAGACGACGAGATTGAGCGAAAATCTCGTTCGATTCTAGGTGAATATTTCACGATTGAGAAAATTGaagtaaatataaatatatatggGCTTTTCGAAGGTCGTATAAAAATGTGGATTACATAATTGCTTTTTAGGATGCTATTCTCGCCATGAAGGAATGGCTGCATCCATCGACCATAGCCAGATTTATCAATCAATGCTTGCTGCACGTACTAGAACATAATAAACAAGTACGTAGAGCGACAGGCGCTTTGTTGAAGGAAATGGTTAAAAGACAACTGTTTAATTCCTCTGACCTTATGGAAGGGTGAGTTtaccttttattattaatttttacgttgcggttttaaatttttctctttgtttcaGATTTACTAAACTCTTCCAATCGGCTGAA
Coding sequences within it:
- the LOC124204217 gene encoding 39S ribosomal protein L48, mitochondrial-like isoform X2; this encodes MFKLPILGRLIRTVGVAHTELVNVMFSRGLRSNFPAEPEYLDIQGPQVPLYEPLNVQIKSYDYTVLETFSSYIHKTAENLEIEVEDCWATPCQKYKIQTFKPFSTQVDNQYNLNLYERNVQVVDLPTTKAPLFFHVIQAALPEGVRMNVKLHDDTDELLRYVPDLELTQLKSELDALGGPSKSKR
- the LOC124204217 gene encoding 39S ribosomal protein L48, mitochondrial-like isoform X1, whose amino-acid sequence is MVDFFQILGRLIRTVGVAHTELVNVMFSRGLRSNFPAEPEYLDIQGPQVPLYEPLNVQIKSYDYTVLETFSSYIHKTAENLEIEVEDCWATPCQKYKIQTFKPFSTQVDNQYNLNLYERNVQVVDLPTTKAPLFFHVIQAALPEGVRMNVKLHDDTDELLRYVPDLELTQLKSELDALGGPSKSKR
- the LOC124204216 gene encoding uncharacterized protein LOC124204216, which gives rise to MNSGFLKSPKSSKKNMNNSRLKLDSPKSVMKPKLQEGGKTSGKQKTNNTNSFHLTVSEKSHALKIKIGGASERVDSDSIIKRPLVDRQRLSSIQSHRYKPYERLRRDYHSISHPTTPTSGVSEGNSFCNKNLNRGSPPRSRGVIPTPISKGGSLSPAAILMPPPSRPSSPILSAAGRRTFTQRPKSTSTPLQSSSFTNQKKIYPLAGKEVLNATLQMVGSVGVSIETQIGRPNPTAINRGSSRDSLVAGTQKLSQQQDLNLSTASCLSIIRARQSVSKKRAKDQIYHHLNEVVDVQEILYSLSTESQARKDFLDGVRGAPRLATADVNAIETIHRLTSFKRPKSVSEFLLNQEASQQQASKHFKLLMEGRDEIPDGANVSYLESKLIIQRVQSSGYFQMKRTINANVKLETEK
- the LOC124204221 gene encoding eukaryotic translation initiation factor 4 gamma 3-like isoform X2, with the translated sequence MAISLPVDLPGNLKRIQPYLEIADDYESNDPCISYWCRLYALKQGFLLERVEEDLSFLLVLIDLLEKNKQDLQSKIETTDIPVARAHLEDAIQKLLSWAEHVPPLRSLTNVVAEVFQSAGMLQDVCSVFGNPSEGQFERKKYTNLHEENWHSELLSASTTKKSNIYHQYSKKLSENLVDGISEELQNDEAKSPKVAKHYERKKIYGRLFILQLLNHPVSQKKPEGLPSLEIVRNKMGRNQIIADRLLGVHQQQYQLRSNFNPKKICLIYKIVRKDREEQKMELNNPLSQEPSSPLGGRSRGSSDYRWNSDKNSSSRGGSKERWIPKASRDADQIGGKGVTSWRRVASSDTTQSLIGGVGGCKQKQNSGFFGLRSQPPSCENSVTRPVFRETAPPPSLSREDVLVGKSTVTDDEIERKSRSILGEYFTIEKIEDAILAMKEWLHPSTIARFINQCLLHVLEHNKQVRRATGALLKEMVKRQLFNSSDLMEGFTKLFQSAEDFIVDIPKLWEYVAELVEPLFEEGVMNLKFLPQLSSTLSSSLVVDFVAAVLKELVRVQGVAGAERILIMSNAPLTSVLPSAVDLNSFLAQHTELEFLSKINSTPRGSDSVGNSISSATSASQVNIEFQHSLEKYLRDATHLTTNDICSWIQKQYVGEVNSAFARALVTAVTENAIEGRGKDSKLNSTVLKNRMDVLKRYVDNIADRELQLLYAVQALVTQRQHPKGLMQGIFETLHDSNVVSEEGFESWVSVDDPLEREGKAVALKMITPFFTWLKEADSESDQ
- the LOC124204221 gene encoding eukaryotic translation initiation factor 4 gamma 3-like isoform X1; amino-acid sequence: MAISLPVDLPGNLKRIQPYLEIADDYESNDPCISYWCRLYALKQGFLLERVEEDLSFLLVLIDLLEKNKQDLQSKIETTDIPVARAHLEDAIQKLLSWAEHVPPLRSLTNVVAEVFQSAGMLQDVCSVFGNPSEGQFERKKYTNLHEENWHSELLSASTTKKSNIYHQYSKKLSENLVDGISEELQNDEAKSPKVAKHYERKKIYGRLFILQLLNHPVSQKKPEGLPSLEIVRNKMGRNQIIADRLLGVHQQQYQLRSNFNPKKICLIYKIVRKDREEQKMELNNPLSQEPSSPLGGRSRGGSSDYRWNSDKNSSSRGGSKERWIPKASRDADQIGGKGVTSWRRVASSDTTQSLIGGVGGCKQKQNSGFFGLRSQPPSCENSVTRPVFRETAPPPSLSREDVLVGKSTVTDDEIERKSRSILGEYFTIEKIEDAILAMKEWLHPSTIARFINQCLLHVLEHNKQVRRATGALLKEMVKRQLFNSSDLMEGFTKLFQSAEDFIVDIPKLWEYVAELVEPLFEEGVMNLKFLPQLSSTLSSSLVVDFVAAVLKELVRVQGVAGAERILIMSNAPLTSVLPSAVDLNSFLAQHTELEFLSKINSTPRGSDSVGNSISSATSASQVNIEFQHSLEKYLRDATHLTTNDICSWIQKQYVGEVNSAFARALVTAVTENAIEGRGKDSKLNSTVLKNRMDVLKRYVDNIADRELQLLYAVQALVTQRQHPKGLMQGIFETLHDSNVVSEEGFESWVSVDDPLEREGKAVALKMITPFFTWLKEADSESDQ
- the LOC124204221 gene encoding eukaryotic translation initiation factor 4 gamma 3-like isoform X3, translated to MAISLPVDLPGNLKRIQPYLEIADDYESNDPCISYWCRLYALKQGFLLERVEEDLSFLLVLIDLLEKNKQDLQSKIETTDIPVARAHLEDAIQKLLSWAEHVPPLRSLTNVVAEVFQSAGMLQDVCSVFGNPSEGQFERKKYTNLHEENWHSELLSASTTKKSNIYHQYSKKLSENLVDGISEELQNDEAKSPKVAKHYERKKIYGRLFILQLLNHPVSQKKPEGLPSLEIVRNKMGRNQIIADRLLGVHQQQYQLRSNFNPKKICLIYKIVRKDREEQKMELNNPLSQEPSSPLGGRSRSSDYRWNSDKNSSSRGGSKERWIPKASRDADQIGGKGVTSWRRVASSDTTQSLIGGVGGCKQKQNSGFFGLRSQPPSCENSVTRPVFRETAPPPSLSREDVLVGKSTVTDDEIERKSRSILGEYFTIEKIEDAILAMKEWLHPSTIARFINQCLLHVLEHNKQVRRATGALLKEMVKRQLFNSSDLMEGFTKLFQSAEDFIVDIPKLWEYVAELVEPLFEEGVMNLKFLPQLSSTLSSSLVVDFVAAVLKELVRVQGVAGAERILIMSNAPLTSVLPSAVDLNSFLAQHTELEFLSKINSTPRGSDSVGNSISSATSASQVNIEFQHSLEKYLRDATHLTTNDICSWIQKQYVGEVNSAFARALVTAVTENAIEGRGKDSKLNSTVLKNRMDVLKRYVDNIADRELQLLYAVQALVTQRQHPKGLMQGIFETLHDSNVVSEEGFESWVSVDDPLEREGKAVALKMITPFFTWLKEADSESDQ